In Bacteroidales bacterium, the following proteins share a genomic window:
- a CDS encoding response regulator, with translation MAKAKILIVEDESIIAKDIQNSLLNLNYNVPDIVNTGEKAIMAVEEHKPDLVLMDIVLKGEMNGIEAAKKIKEEYNVPVVFLTANADDAIINKAKLAEPYGFIIKPFREKELQTTIEMILYKHEKVSEIKKERDFYNAIIENKDIKDSIYVRSDYRLNRIKFEDIYYIEALKDYVIINTTDNSYTTHTTMKEILGILPPKDFSRVHRSFIVRLDKIFSIKYPDLVIEDKKKVLPIGGLYKKELYNRLNFI, from the coding sequence ATGGCTAAAGCAAAAATTCTTATAGTTGAAGATGAAAGCATAATAGCAAAAGACATTCAAAACAGTTTGCTTAATTTAAATTATAATGTTCCCGACATTGTAAATACAGGGGAAAAGGCAATTATGGCAGTTGAAGAACATAAGCCGGATTTGGTATTGATGGATATAGTTCTTAAAGGCGAAATGAACGGAATTGAAGCAGCAAAGAAAATAAAGGAAGAATATAATGTACCTGTTGTTTTTCTTACAGCAAATGCCGATGATGCTATTATCAACAAAGCAAAACTTGCCGAACCTTATGGATTTATTATTAAACCGTTCAGGGAAAAGGAACTTCAGACCACAATTGAAATGATACTTTACAAACATGAAAAAGTATCTGAAATAAAAAAAGAAAGAGATTTTTACAATGCCATTATTGAAAACAAAGATATTAAAGACAGCATTTACGTAAGGTCGGATTACAGATTGAACAGAATTAAATTTGAAGATATTTATTACATTGAAGCATTAAAAGATTATGTGATAATAAATACTACAGACAATAGTTACACAACACATACAACAATGAAAGAAATATTAGGAATTCTTCCGCCAAAAGATTTTTCCAGAGTTCACAGGTCTTTCATTGTTCGTTTGGATAAAATTTTCTCAATAAAATACCCCGATTTGGTTATAGAAGATAAAAAGAAAGTTCTTCCTATCGGCGGATTATATAAAAAAGAATTGTACAACCGTTTGAATTTTATTTAA
- the citF gene encoding citrate lyase subunit alpha, whose protein sequence is MIKLVKNAIGRMVPVGINGQPVIPYKGVGKYKPSGFKFAPKIVSCADYPNDGNKLISSLKEALKKAGLKNGMTISTHHHFRNGDLIANEIFEIASELGIKDLVWFPSASFECHSPLIKYLENGTIHHIEGSMNGALGRFTSEGKMKGVGVLRSHGGRYQAVQDGEVKIDIAVIAAPTADSFGNATGDRGHAACGLLGFALADSQYAEKVIVVTDNLIPFPCIPWQIQGNYVDYVVKVDKVGIPEKIVSGTTEITKSPDRLLIAEMTAKFCDEAGIIHDGFSFQAGAGGTALSIGVYFAEILREKNMKARFARGGSNKYLVQMLEDGLVEYILDGQTFDLEGVRSMRENPNHVNTSPFTSYNYHGKGNFASMLDVVILGATEVDVNFNANVVTHSDGTLLHGIGGWQNCLFSKCTILPVPLFRDRIPIIKDEVTTLCGPGELIDVIVTERGIAINPLRKDLLKKLKNSKLPIKTIQELKNEAEKICGKPAKPKFDSQIVAIVKWVDGTVIDVVRKLKN, encoded by the coding sequence ATGATTAAACTTGTTAAAAATGCAATAGGTCGTATGGTTCCTGTTGGAATTAATGGACAACCAGTTATTCCATATAAGGGAGTTGGCAAATATAAACCATCGGGATTTAAGTTTGCTCCAAAAATAGTTTCCTGTGCCGATTATCCTAATGACGGAAATAAACTTATTTCATCATTGAAAGAGGCATTAAAAAAAGCAGGATTAAAAAACGGAATGACAATTTCCACACATCATCATTTTCGCAATGGTGATTTAATTGCAAATGAAATTTTTGAAATTGCATCCGAACTCGGAATAAAAGATTTGGTTTGGTTTCCATCGGCATCATTTGAATGTCATTCACCGCTCATTAAATATTTAGAAAACGGAACCATTCATCATATTGAAGGCAGCATGAATGGTGCTTTGGGAAGATTTACTTCAGAAGGTAAAATGAAAGGTGTCGGAGTTTTACGTTCGCACGGCGGCAGATACCAAGCAGTTCAGGATGGTGAAGTGAAAATTGACATTGCTGTTATTGCCGCACCAACTGCCGATTCATTCGGAAATGCAACAGGCGACAGAGGTCATGCTGCCTGCGGATTACTTGGCTTTGCTCTTGCCGATTCGCAATATGCCGAAAAAGTGATTGTAGTTACTGATAATTTAATTCCATTTCCTTGCATTCCTTGGCAAATTCAGGGGAATTACGTTGATTATGTTGTGAAAGTTGATAAAGTGGGTATTCCTGAAAAAATTGTTTCGGGAACAACTGAAATCACTAAAAGTCCCGACAGATTGCTAATTGCCGAAATGACAGCAAAATTTTGTGATGAAGCCGGAATTATTCATGATGGATTTTCATTTCAGGCAGGTGCCGGTGGTACTGCTTTATCAATAGGTGTTTATTTTGCAGAAATACTCAGAGAAAAAAATATGAAAGCGCGTTTTGCACGCGGAGGCAGCAACAAGTATCTTGTTCAAATGCTCGAAGATGGTTTGGTTGAATATATTCTTGATGGACAAACTTTCGACTTGGAGGGTGTGCGTTCGATGCGTGAAAATCCAAATCATGTGAATACAAGTCCGTTTACAAGTTATAATTATCACGGCAAAGGAAATTTTGCTTCGATGCTCGATGTCGTAATTCTTGGTGCAACGGAAGTTGATGTTAATTTTAATGCAAATGTTGTTACTCATTCCGATGGTACATTATTGCATGGCATTGGTGGCTGGCAGAATTGCCTGTTTTCAAAATGTACAATTTTACCTGTACCTTTATTTCGTGACAGAATACCTATAATAAAAGATGAAGTAACAACATTATGCGGACCCGGAGAATTGATTGATGTAATAGTTACAGAACGCGGTATCGCAATAAATCCTTTAAGAAAAGATTTATTGAAAAAATTAAAGAATTCCAAGCTGCCGATAAAAACAATACAGGAGTTAAAAAACGAAGCAGAAAAAATATGCGGTAAGCCGGCAAAACCAAAGTTCGATTCTCAAATTGTTGCCATAGTTAAATGGGTTGATGGTACCGTGATTGATGTGGTGAGGAAATTGAAGAATTAG
- the atpG gene encoding ATP synthase F1 subunit gamma: MPSLKDVRIRIKSVISTQQITSAMKMVSASKLRRAQDSILKLRPYANKMKELLGNLSEGVDISGFDAYSKERKKIEKILIIAVSSNKGLCGAFNSNVIKKTLSLINFKYAEQNKKGNVSLICIGRKANEYFVKRNYKVITNYNSLLDAPQYEKIVDIAEGIMKDYRTAKYDKVEIVYNMFKNAAVQYVTEEQFLPLQAITQANKSKLKADYILEPSKEIIVKELIPKSLKIQFYKVILDSLASEHGARMTSMHKATDNATEILKELRLAYNKVRQASITKEILEIVSGANALKG, from the coding sequence ATGCCAAGTTTAAAAGATGTCAGGATTAGAATAAAGTCGGTAATTTCAACACAACAAATTACCAGTGCTATGAAAATGGTATCTGCTTCCAAGCTCAGAAGAGCTCAGGATTCCATTCTAAAACTACGACCTTATGCCAATAAAATGAAAGAATTACTCGGCAACTTATCCGAAGGCGTTGATATAAGCGGATTTGATGCGTATTCAAAAGAAAGAAAGAAAATTGAAAAAATACTTATTATTGCAGTTTCTTCAAATAAAGGACTTTGTGGGGCTTTTAATTCGAACGTAATTAAAAAAACATTATCTCTTATCAACTTCAAATATGCCGAACAAAATAAAAAAGGAAATGTTAGTTTGATTTGCATTGGCAGAAAAGCTAATGAATATTTTGTAAAAAGAAATTACAAAGTTATTACTAATTATAATTCATTACTTGATGCACCGCAATATGAAAAGATTGTTGATATTGCTGAAGGAATTATGAAGGACTACAGAACTGCCAAGTATGATAAAGTGGAAATCGTTTATAATATGTTTAAAAATGCCGCAGTTCAGTATGTAACCGAAGAGCAGTTTTTGCCACTTCAGGCAATAACTCAAGCAAACAAGAGCAAACTCAAAGCCGATTATATCCTTGAACCATCAAAAGAAATAATAGTAAAAGAACTTATCCCCAAATCACTTAAAATACAATTTTATAAAGTTATCCTTGATTCCCTCGCCTCCGAACATGGAGCAAGAATGACTTCAATGCACAAAGCCACCGACAACGCCACGGAAATACTGAAAGAACTTCGTTTGGCATATAACAAAGTGCGTCAGGCAAGCATTACAAAAGAAATTCTCGAAATCGTAAGCGGAGCAAATGCATTAAAAGGTTAA
- a CDS encoding succinate dehydrogenase/fumarate reductase iron-sulfur subunit produces MNITLKIWRQKNAKSKGKFIIYKMENISPESSFLEMLDQLNEKLIIENGDSVAFDKCPVTFDHDCREGICGMCGLYINGRPHGPGKGITTCQLHMRSFKDGDTIVVEPWRAKAFPVIKDLVVDRTALDKIIQAGGYISMNTGGAPDASAIPVSKHNSDLAMDAASCIGCGACVASCKNASAMLFAAAKISHLALLPQGKIEAKERVQKMVAEMDKIGFGNCTNTYACEFECPKEVSVSNIARMNREYLSAKFFYENEKKRIGGGS; encoded by the coding sequence ATGAATATAACTTTAAAAATATGGCGACAGAAAAACGCAAAATCAAAAGGTAAGTTTATAATCTATAAGATGGAAAACATTTCTCCGGAAAGTTCATTTCTTGAAATGCTCGACCAGTTGAATGAAAAACTTATAATTGAAAATGGGGATTCCGTTGCATTTGACAAATGTCCTGTTACATTCGACCACGATTGCCGCGAAGGTATTTGCGGAATGTGCGGACTATATATAAACGGCAGACCGCATGGTCCCGGAAAAGGAATAACTACATGCCAGTTGCACATGCGTTCATTTAAAGATGGTGATACAATTGTTGTGGAACCATGGCGTGCCAAAGCATTTCCTGTAATTAAAGATTTGGTTGTTGACAGAACTGCTCTTGATAAAATTATTCAGGCAGGCGGTTATATTTCAATGAACACAGGTGGTGCTCCCGATGCAAGTGCTATTCCGGTGAGTAAACATAATTCCGATTTAGCAATGGATGCAGCTTCCTGTATTGGATGCGGTGCATGTGTTGCTTCATGTAAAAATGCTTCGGCAATGCTTTTTGCTGCTGCAAAAATTTCACATCTTGCATTGCTTCCACAAGGAAAAATTGAAGCAAAAGAAAGAGTTCAAAAAATGGTGGCAGAAATGGATAAAATCGGTTTTGGAAACTGCACCAACACTTATGCCTGTGAATTTGAATGTCCGAAAGAAGTTTCTGTTTCCAATATTGCAAGAATGAACAGAGAATATTTATCTGCAAAATTCTTTTATGAAAATGAAAAGAAAAGAATCGGGGGAGGTTCTTAG
- a CDS encoding aldolase/citrate lyase family protein, with protein sequence MNKIAKAGNSGKGVRSDCSVTLEITKSNGIEIALQSKVKVLYGESIVKLCNNILKFYNIKNAKVTIEDAGALDFVIAARIETAIRQCISTNKEYLPALISENKEHTTKERNRISRLYLPGNSPNFMLNAGVHKPNAIILDLEDSVAPSKKEEAQLLVRNALRQVNFYGAERMVRINQIPNGLNDLDYIIPHNVNLILVPKCESSEQIQKVNARIKDISKKYNIKNPVWLMPIIESALGVVNSYKIATAADNIAALAIGLEDYTADIGVRRTKEATESFFARSMVVNAARAAGIQPIDSVFSDIEDLEALKQNVLVSKGLGFEGMGCIHPRQIKVIHENYAPGIDEIEKAKKIVAAFNEAQEEGLGVVALGSKMIDAPVVKRALRTIDIAINFEIISNNWRKE encoded by the coding sequence GTGAACAAAATTGCAAAAGCCGGAAATTCGGGCAAAGGAGTTCGCTCCGATTGTTCTGTAACCCTCGAAATAACAAAAAGCAATGGTATTGAAATTGCACTTCAGAGCAAAGTAAAAGTTTTATATGGTGAAAGCATTGTAAAACTTTGTAACAATATTTTAAAGTTCTATAATATAAAAAATGCAAAGGTTACTATTGAAGATGCCGGAGCACTTGATTTTGTGATAGCAGCACGAATTGAAACTGCTATCAGGCAATGTATTTCCACAAACAAAGAATATCTTCCCGCTCTTATTTCCGAAAATAAAGAGCATACAACAAAAGAAAGAAATAGAATTTCGCGGCTTTATTTGCCCGGGAACAGTCCTAACTTTATGCTCAATGCAGGTGTTCACAAACCCAATGCAATCATTCTTGATTTGGAAGATTCTGTTGCTCCTTCGAAAAAAGAAGAAGCACAATTGCTTGTAAGAAACGCATTGCGGCAGGTTAATTTTTACGGAGCCGAAAGAATGGTTCGCATAAATCAAATACCAAACGGCTTAAATGACCTTGATTATATTATTCCTCATAATGTAAATTTAATTTTAGTTCCAAAATGCGAAAGTTCGGAACAGATTCAAAAAGTTAACGCAAGAATAAAAGATATTTCAAAAAAATACAACATTAAAAATCCGGTATGGCTTATGCCGATAATTGAAAGTGCACTCGGAGTGGTTAATTCATATAAGATTGCAACTGCTGCCGATAATATTGCTGCATTGGCAATTGGATTGGAAGATTACACTGCCGACATTGGCGTTAGGAGAACAAAAGAAGCCACCGAAAGTTTTTTTGCAAGAAGCATGGTTGTGAATGCTGCACGTGCTGCCGGCATTCAGCCAATTGATTCGGTGTTTTCCGATATAGAAGATTTGGAAGCATTAAAACAAAATGTATTGGTTTCAAAAGGGCTCGGATTTGAAGGAATGGGCTGCATTCATCCCCGACAGATAAAAGTTATTCATGAAAATTATGCTCCCGGAATTGATGAAATTGAAAAAGCAAAAAAAATAGTAGCTGCATTTAATGAAGCACAGGAAGAAGGATTGGGCGTTGTTGCACTCGGTTCAAAAATGATTGATGCACCGGTTGTTAAAAGAGCGCTGAGAACAATAGATATTGCAATAAATTTTGAAATAATTTCTAATAATTGGAGAAAAGAATAA
- a CDS encoding DUF5011 domain-containing protein, whose protein sequence is MKKLTLILAALFIAAGIFFTSCKKDDTTAPVISLNGSENMKVVLGGTFTDPGATATDDQDGDITPTISGTVTTTQLGTYTLTYTATDKAGNEATKTRTVEVYLSDENLAGTGSGNNYLVHDSITSGPSFPSVIDWNNCVMSKSSSDSTKVLVSNFGGFTGTNLIEMHFTSSGAITISSQAILGGSEQGNVSGTGSVSADGTHIIINYSMVYTAGTYNGQTDNSHAVFTKQ, encoded by the coding sequence ATGAAAAAACTAACTTTAATTTTAGCGGCTTTATTTATTGCTGCGGGTATTTTCTTTACTTCATGTAAAAAAGATGATACAACGGCTCCTGTTATATCTCTTAACGGAAGCGAAAACATGAAAGTAGTTCTTGGTGGAACATTTACTGACCCTGGTGCAACAGCAACAGACGACCAAGATGGTGATATTACTCCAACTATTTCCGGAACTGTTACTACTACACAACTTGGAACTTACACATTAACATATACTGCAACCGACAAAGCTGGAAATGAAGCAACCAAAACACGTACTGTTGAGGTTTATTTGAGTGACGAGAATTTAGCTGGAACAGGAAGTGGAAATAATTATCTTGTACACGATTCTATCACTTCTGGACCAAGTTTTCCTTCAGTAATTGATTGGAATAACTGCGTAATGTCTAAGTCATCATCTGATTCTACAAAAGTATTGGTATCAAATTTTGGTGGTTTTACTGGTACAAATTTAATCGAAATGCATTTTACTTCTTCTGGTGCAATTACTATATCTTCCCAGGCAATTTTAGGAGGAAGCGAACAAGGAAATGTTTCTGGAACAGGAAGTGTGAGTGCAGATGGAACTCATATAATTATTAATTACTCCATGGTATATACTGCAGGAACATATAATGGACAAACTGATAATTCACATGCTGTATTTACAAAGCAATAA
- a CDS encoding PIN domain-containing protein, translating into MKQTAVNSFFDSNIIVYCYSKTEPDKQKKVFGIIDNCKFLFISSQVLHEFCNVAHKNFHADDIDVNFALAEIERLFYIHPNSINTVRKANNIKHKHKFSFYDSLIVAAALECNCKILYSEDLQHKQIIENSLTIINPFK; encoded by the coding sequence ATGAAGCAAACAGCCGTTAATTCTTTTTTTGACAGTAATATTATTGTTTACTGTTATTCCAAAACTGAACCTGATAAGCAAAAAAAGGTTTTCGGTATTATTGATAATTGCAAGTTTCTTTTTATAAGCTCGCAGGTTTTACATGAGTTCTGCAATGTAGCTCATAAAAATTTTCATGCCGATGATATTGATGTTAATTTTGCTTTGGCTGAAATTGAACGATTGTTTTATATTCATCCGAACAGCATAAACACTGTTAGAAAAGCTAATAATATTAAACATAAACATAAATTCTCTTTTTACGATTCGCTTATTGTTGCTGCTGCTTTGGAATGTAATTGTAAAATCCTTTATTCCGAAGATTTGCAACATAAACAAATTATCGAAAATTCTCTGACCATTATTAATCCATTTAAATAA
- a CDS encoding HepT-like ribonuclease domain-containing protein, producing the protein MREKPRDNKRLEHIIEAIDNIFEFTQGKSFKVFKSDKILRFAVIKNLEIIGEAAYLLTKEFKIKHNSIQWDDMIGMRHILVHGYYQIRDEIVWATIETELQPLKDKILAIINKK; encoded by the coding sequence ATGAGAGAAAAGCCAAGAGATAACAAACGGCTTGAGCATATTATTGAAGCAATTGATAATATATTTGAATTTACTCAAGGTAAATCATTTAAAGTTTTTAAAAGCGACAAAATATTGCGATTTGCTGTAATAAAAAATCTTGAAATAATTGGCGAAGCCGCATATTTATTAACTAAAGAATTTAAAATAAAACATAATAGTATTCAATGGGATGATATGATTGGTATGCGTCATATTCTGGTGCATGGATATTATCAAATACGCGATGAGATAGTTTGGGCAACAATTGAAACCGAACTTCAACCATTGAAAGATAAAATACTTGCTATTATAAATAAAAAATAA
- a CDS encoding nucleotidyltransferase domain-containing protein, with the protein MKRTIANIISKYFANQPIEKAWIFGSYARAEDNKKSDIDILVNFSPDVKITLFQYIHILNDLQALTGKKVDLVEDGQLKQFALKSADTDKILIYERKAKR; encoded by the coding sequence ATGAAACGAACAATTGCAAATATAATTTCAAAATATTTCGCCAACCAACCTATCGAAAAGGCATGGATTTTTGGTTCTTATGCCCGAGCCGAAGATAACAAAAAAAGTGATATTGATATTTTAGTTAATTTTTCACCCGATGTTAAAATTACATTATTTCAGTACATTCATATTTTAAATGATTTGCAGGCATTGACCGGTAAGAAAGTAGATTTGGTGGAAGATGGTCAGTTAAAGCAATTTGCTTTAAAAAGTGCCGATACCGATAAAATATTGATTTATGAGAGAAAAGCCAAGAGATAA
- a CDS encoding family 16 glycosylhydrolase: MRKIYLILILFALNNIIKAQPSSVLGSGETWQQIWGDEFSGTTLNTDLWKVYNNNDHYAQLAVSLAKNVSVSGGYLKLTTMREDYTCPIPASEWDCKSQWLAGDNYTYHYTSGYVETNRNKNSKYGYIESMIHLPWQYGLFPAFWVYQADGIPNLHNAAEIDIFEELGSWNSNTISTNVHLQYCPGGSPQCSDNLGSYCPGIPCNGQMINLSNDIWVSTKYGLYWSPSVIYWYVNDFLVRAFPNPGVIDPVRIILNLVVDSWNPPNSTTVFPSTMFVDYVRVYGINTCLNNQTLNAGQSINIANRSNINVTCDNSNFIVNGNGTTGGNLTLNAQKSIRFNPGFSVNPGGFLSATLDDINNAPPLTYSPGGSSNHAETINKEISRGSSSNQAESNIAKANDVKTITTINNSIRISPNPFENTTTINYSLTNQSNVKICIYDVMNKKVAELVNETKQSGEYQFIFNGSNLEKGIYFCTIETDSFKKTEKIVLVK; the protein is encoded by the coding sequence ATGAGAAAGATATATTTAATATTAATATTATTTGCTTTAAATAATATTATAAAAGCACAGCCGTCTTCTGTACTTGGAAGCGGTGAAACATGGCAGCAAATATGGGGTGATGAATTTAGCGGAACAACTTTAAATACTGATTTGTGGAAAGTTTATAATAATAATGACCATTATGCACAATTAGCAGTAAGCTTGGCTAAAAATGTTTCTGTATCTGGCGGCTATTTGAAACTTACTACAATGAGAGAGGATTATACTTGCCCAATACCTGCATCGGAATGGGATTGTAAATCGCAATGGTTAGCTGGTGATAATTATACTTATCATTACACATCAGGATATGTTGAAACTAATAGAAACAAAAATTCTAAATATGGTTATATTGAGTCAATGATACATTTACCGTGGCAATATGGTTTGTTTCCTGCATTTTGGGTATATCAGGCAGATGGAATTCCGAACTTACATAATGCAGCAGAAATAGATATTTTTGAAGAACTTGGTAGTTGGAATTCTAATACAATATCAACAAATGTTCATCTTCAGTATTGTCCTGGTGGTTCCCCTCAATGTTCTGATAACCTTGGCTCTTATTGCCCCGGCATTCCTTGCAATGGACAAATGATAAACCTTTCAAATGATATTTGGGTTTCAACAAAATACGGTCTTTATTGGTCTCCCAGTGTTATATACTGGTATGTGAATGATTTTTTGGTAAGAGCATTTCCAAATCCTGGTGTTATTGACCCTGTTAGAATAATACTTAATCTGGTAGTTGATTCATGGAATCCACCTAATTCTACAACCGTATTTCCATCTACTATGTTTGTTGATTATGTTCGTGTTTACGGAATAAATACTTGTCTGAATAATCAAACACTTAATGCAGGACAAAGTATAAATATTGCAAACCGCAGTAATATTAATGTTACTTGCGATAATTCAAATTTTATTGTAAACGGAAACGGAACAACCGGAGGAAATTTAACACTCAACGCCCAGAAAAGTATTAGGTTCAATCCTGGATTTTCAGTGAACCCAGGAGGATTTCTTTCCGCTACACTTGATGATATAAACAATGCACCACCTCTTACATATTCTCCCGGTGGTTCTTCTAATCATGCAGAAACTATTAATAAAGAGATTTCCAGAGGTTCTTCTTCAAACCAAGCAGAAAGTAATATTGCTAAAGCCAATGATGTTAAAACAATTACAACTATTAATAATTCAATTAGAATATCACCAAATCCATTTGAAAATACAACAACCATTAATTATAGTTTAACAAACCAAAGCAATGTTAAAATATGCATTTATGATGTAATGAATAAAAAAGTTGCTGAATTGGTTAATGAAACAAAACAATCAGGCGAATATCAATTTATTTTTAATGGTTCAAATCTTGAAAAAGGTATTTATTTTTGTACAATAGAAACAGATAGTTTCAAGAAAACAGAAAAAATTGTACTGGTAAAATAA
- a CDS encoding DUF5011 domain-containing protein → MKTNKYILMTTVIFLAFTFILFSCKKKDKKPKDTTPPVIALIGDASVYSSKDSVYVDAGATATDNIDGNITSKIQVANSVNIHVEGTYKVKYNVSDAAGNKAPEASRTVTVNIP, encoded by the coding sequence ATGAAAACCAATAAATATATTTTAATGACAACAGTTATATTTTTGGCTTTTACATTTATTTTATTTTCCTGTAAGAAAAAAGACAAAAAACCGAAAGATACCACTCCGCCTGTTATAGCGCTTATAGGAGATGCTTCAGTTTATTCATCGAAAGATTCTGTATATGTCGATGCAGGAGCAACCGCCACCGATAATATTGACGGAAATATTACAAGTAAAATTCAAGTTGCCAATTCAGTAAATATTCATGTAGAGGGAACATATAAAGTAAAATACAATGTTAGCGATGCTGCGGGAAACAAAGCTCCTGAAGCCAGCAGAACGGTTACTGTTAATATTCCATGA
- a CDS encoding UbiX family flavin prenyltransferase, whose amino-acid sequence MIKKKIIVGITGASGSIYAKILLEKLFLLKEQIEKVVVIFSETGKKVWKYELQSEPYENISFEILENDNLFASPASGSARFDTMLICPCSMGTLGRIANGISNDLLTRAADVILKERRKLILVTRESPISLIHINNMKTVTEAGGIICPASPSFYNQPGTIEELATTVIDRVIDLALLENKSKRWEN is encoded by the coding sequence ATGATAAAAAAGAAAATAATAGTTGGAATTACCGGAGCATCTGGTTCTATTTATGCAAAAATTTTACTCGAAAAACTTTTTCTGTTGAAAGAGCAAATAGAAAAGGTTGTTGTTATTTTTTCCGAAACGGGGAAAAAAGTATGGAAGTACGAATTGCAAAGCGAACCTTACGAAAATATTTCTTTTGAAATTCTTGAAAATGATAATCTTTTTGCTTCACCTGCTTCGGGTTCTGCACGGTTTGATACAATGCTCATTTGTCCTTGCTCAATGGGAACACTCGGCAGAATTGCAAATGGCATTTCCAACGATTTACTCACAAGAGCCGCTGATGTTATTTTAAAAGAAAGAAGAAAATTGATTCTTGTTACCCGCGAATCGCCCATTAGCTTGATTCATATAAATAATATGAAAACCGTAACCGAAGCCGGCGGTATTATTTGCCCGGCTTCTCCTTCATTTTATAACCAGCCCGGAACAATAGAAGAACTCGCTACAACAGTTATTGACAGAGTAATTGATTTGGCTTTGCTTGAAAATAAGTCAAAACGATGGGAAAACTAA